TCGACGACCTCCACTGGGCCGACCCGCAGCTCGTTCGTCTCCTCGATCGCATCACGGTCGGCGCCGGGACCGCGGTCCTCGTCATCGGTGCGGCCCGTCCTGAGTTCAAGGACGCCGTTGCGCGACCCGGTCGCGATCGGATGACCATCGACATCGGCCCGCTCGACGATGAAGACGCGGCGGCGCTCGGCGTGAGCGCTGGCGCGACCGATGAGCGCGCGACCCTCCGTGCGGAAGGCAATCCACTGTTCGTGATCGAGCTCGCGCGATCGCGCGCGAGCGAGCCTGGCGACATCCCGGTGACGGTCCAGGCGGCGATCGGGGCGCGCCTCGACGAGCTGCCGATCGCCGACCGCGACCTTCTCCAGCGCGCCGCTATCGCCGGCGAGATGTTCGATGTGCGCGCAGCCGCACTCCTCGTCGGCCGCGACATGCCCGAGGTCGCCATATCGCTCGCCCGTCTCGTCCAGCTCCGTTATCTCCGAACTGTCGATGGCGGATTCCGCTTCCACCATCCGCTTGTCCATGAAGTGGCCTATTACCGTCTCACGCTGAGGGACCGCATGCGTCTTCACGCCAGCTTCGCTCGCGACGGCCTTGATCGCGCGGATGTGGCCGCTCTCGCGCATCACTGGTGGGATGCGCTGCGCCCGCCAGACGGTGACTGGGTGTGGCAGGGCACGCCCACGCTCGACGACATGCGTCGCGAGGCGATCGACGCGCACATCGCCGCAGGCCAGCGCTTTACCGATCAGGACTCGCACGAGCTCGCCGTCGAGTTCCTGGAGCGTGCGATCTCGCTTGCGAAGCTGCCGGCGGACCGGGGTCGGGCCGAGAACGCGCTTGCGAGCGCGTACTGGCGGTCCTCGATGGGCGATGAGGCCTGGACGCACCGGCTCCGCGCCATCGACCAGTACCGGGTCTCGGGCCAGGCCGCCCCCGCCGCTCTGTATGCCGACGCGATCGAGCTCACGATGTTCCAGTACGGATACTTCCGGAACCTTCCCGACCTCAGCGCCGTGCGTCGGCTCCTGAATGAAGGGCTCGATGCCGCACGCAACGAGAGCGACGCGGTCTCGCTCGCCCGCCTGCTGGTGCAGCACGGCCACCTCTTCAGCGACGCAGCGTCAGTTGACGAAGCTCTCGAGATCGTCCGTAGGTCGAAGGATCCCCGCGTTCACGCCAATGCATTGCAGCGCCTCGCGATCGTGAAGATGTGGTCCGGTGAGATCAGTGCCGCGCAGGACACCTACCGCCGTGTCGATGAGCTCGTGGCACAGGGGGCCTGGGCCAACGAGGTCGAAGTGCTCTGGTGGCGTGGCCTCACGTGCTACCTCGCGGGGGATCTGGGCGAGGTCGAGCGGATGAGCGGCCGCCTGACGGAGGTCGCGATACGTCGCAGCGCGCACCTGCGCAGTCACGCCCTCGCACTCGTGTCGCACCTGCTCTTCGCGCGCGGCGACTGGGACGGCCTGGCCGCGCTGGGCCGGGAGCTCATCGAGCTGGAGAGCGCGAATCCCAGCGCGCAGCTGTGTCTGGCTGCCGCGGGCGCGGCCGGCTACGCGGTCGTCGCCGATTCGATCCGCGGCCGTCCATCACCACTGCGGATCGACGAATTTGTCGCCCGCATGGTCCCCGAGTCCCCCGCGGTTCGCGACGCGGACCTGATCCTGCCGCTGGCGGTCTTGGGCCGTGACTGCACTGCGCTCTCGACCGTCGCGTTCGGTCGATCGGGCGCGGTGTGGGATCGCGAGGTCATCGATCCTGTTGGGCTCAGACTCGTGATGGCGCTCGTGGTTCAGGAGCGGTGGGACGATCTCGCGGCTCCGCTCGATCGGCTGGATCAGGCGGCGGCGCGCGGTAGTGGTCTCGCGCGAGCGGTCGCGACCGCGGCCCGCGGCGAGATGAGTGGTGGGCCGGCTGGTGACAGCGCGCACCAGGAGCTCCGGGCGTTGGGTTACATCGGACTCAGCGAAGCCCTCGCCTTTCGGTCGCCGGCGAGTCGCGCCTAGTCCACCTTCAGCTTCGGATCGAGCGCGTCGCGCAGCCCGTCGCCGAGGAAGTTGAAGCAGATCAGCGTCACCGCGAGGACAAGAGCGGGGAACAGCAGCTCGTGCGGGAACGCGCGCATGTTGCGGACCCCTTCGGCGATGAGGATGCCCCAGCTCGGGAGTGGCGGGCGCACGCCCAGCCCGAGGAAGGAGAGACCGGCTTCCGTCGCGATCGCGCCGGGGATGCCGAAGGTCGCGGCAACGATCACCGGCGCGAGCGTGTTGGGGAGCAGGTGCCGCGACATGATCCGCAGGTTCGACGCGCCCACCATGCGCGCGGCTTCAACGAACTCCTTCTCTTTGAGCGAGAGGACCTGGCCGCGGACGAGGCGCGCAACAGTCAGCCAGGACACCAGACCGAGCGCGATGAACACCCCAAGGAGCCCGCCGGTCAGGTTGTCGAGACCGCCGACGACCGCGAGGACCGGTCCCGTCGGCTGATCCAGCACGGCGCGCAGGTACGTGA
This sequence is a window from Candidatus Limnocylindria bacterium. Protein-coding genes within it:
- a CDS encoding AAA family ATPase, yielding MQVTSLTKREREVAAYVAEGLTNRDIADRLVISDRTVETHVEHIRNKLGVRSRAQVATWTVTVGEVTAAPLSRGSEHRVVTCLFADVAPSADLSARLGPERTKTVIDQALQDLSAIATVEGAVVEKSTGGSYFAMFGAPVTHSDDPTRALRAAESAMRWGRAHPETAVRIGVETGEVLVDLDAIATTGDGMAFGSCINLAGRLRNGAGPGEILVGPVCREATSATAEFVSYGQRDVDGTGTILVAALVRAETGLAARPSFVGRRRELDLLRGALERARSREAVFALLIAPPGQGKTRTAEEFVASIDGKAHVLRARCRPGAELGAQTPLHQLLSGDIGPPTVEAVRARIAELIADAGERADTAAALAHSAGVLVDPRLMSLSTTERLEALSSAWRRYLGGLGADRPVVIWIDDLHWADPQLVRLLDRITVGAGTAVLVIGAARPEFKDAVARPGRDRMTIDIGPLDDEDAAALGVSAGATDERATLRAEGNPLFVIELARSRASEPGDIPVTVQAAIGARLDELPIADRDLLQRAAIAGEMFDVRAAALLVGRDMPEVAISLARLVQLRYLRTVDGGFRFHHPLVHEVAYYRLTLRDRMRLHASFARDGLDRADVAALAHHWWDALRPPDGDWVWQGTPTLDDMRREAIDAHIAAGQRFTDQDSHELAVEFLERAISLAKLPADRGRAENALASAYWRSSMGDEAWTHRLRAIDQYRVSGQAAPAALYADAIELTMFQYGYFRNLPDLSAVRRLLNEGLDAARNESDAVSLARLLVQHGHLFSDAASVDEALEIVRRSKDPRVHANALQRLAIVKMWSGEISAAQDTYRRVDELVAQGAWANEVEVLWWRGLTCYLAGDLGEVERMSGRLTEVAIRRSAHLRSHALALVSHLLFARGDWDGLAALGRELIELESANPSAQLCLAAAGAAGYAVVADSIRGRPSPLRIDEFVARMVPESPAVRDADLILPLAVLGRDCTALSTVAFGRSGAVWDREVIDPVGLRLVMALVVQERWDDLAAPLDRLDQAAARGSGLARAVATAARGEMSGGPAGDSAHQELRALGYIGLSEALAFRSPASRA
- a CDS encoding ABC transporter permease, which produces MTRMVATPSLAMPLARRPTGLWRDAWHRLTRNRAAVVSLVFVVLVVFVALFANLVAPYPFERQDLESTDLGPSAAHLFGTDLLGRDELSRMVYGSRISLAVALVDVLIVVLIGVPLGLVAGFFGKWLDTLIMRTVDVLLAFPSLLLVIVVITYLRAVLDQPTGPVLAVVGGLDNLTGGLLGVFIALGLVSWLTVARLVRGQVLSLKEKEFVEAARMVGASNLRIMSRHLLPNTLAPVIVAATFGIPGAIATEAGLSFLGLGVRPPLPSWGILIAEGVRNMRAFPHELLFPALVLAVTLICFNFLGDGLRDALDPKLKVD